TCCAGTCAACCGGCCGCTGTCTCTCTGACCACGAACAAGTGCAGCGCGGCACTGATAGCAGGTTTCAGAAGCACCGTCTCAGGAGGTTCCCAGGAAAAACATCGTCTCTGAAATATGAACTCCTCTGAAGTCTGACATGTAACCTGCTtctttaaccctttaagctcggggccattttcgcctaaaagttcaactaaagacgtacccaaagtaaactgaatgctgttcttgaactgtttggagtacatgcatggttggggtctcatttgaaagctgacaacctgtattttcacccagtgcagtcagaattactctaggtgctactgccacagatttatttatgttgcagcacactgaattaggatgaatttcattctcgcctgaattttttccctcttaaaacacctggaaataagtctggaagcactgtgcgagcttgaaaacacaattgtgctaaagcctggggtcttacatagttcaggtcaaaatttcagagcagtactacaagaaatgagtgtttcacacatgtatttgtactgctatgccccggcggggtcaattttggacatcctctgtataccccctggatgccctctgtacaatggtatatgttggtttttggcccatttttacattattttcactccaaaaactcataaagtactcaaaaaatcacttcagacaggcttcagtgtgggataaggccctcagactgagaggagcagggacagacagcaggtgcatccctcagcagatatctgagaagtcacaaaaccccgctcgcgggccagccagccattcagcaagctcattggctaccagccctgtcagtcaaacgtttctaccgatgtgattggctcagaatacgttgattacgagtgatgacgaccgatgacgtggctccatcagtttcggcagcggttggctggttagccatcggagggagggatgagtcacttgattggttgaaatttgacgaataagcaacggaaaccgatcagtcgccatattggatatcctcagcacgagggagagacgtctggatgtttttatctgataaaaaatggattattatcggacgcgcacgcggagagacgcgccgcgtgcgcgcgcggtggcgcgtctaattctggattatttgcttatttcaagacatgttttggacaaaaggctatactttctagctttgcctggatgcatacgcttgtactgtggcagtttttgctggattatctggattatggatcgtctgtgatcagttatgagcctccaaaggtgagttgcgctgtttacttaatttgctgtatgttggacaaatgtgtttatattacccgctgtggtaatcacatctgaaagtggtttataccagcggattcatgagaatatcagctttctaacggtacatagtacgtctgtggaatatgcaaaataattaataaatgatcgggagaagttgaccggcccgccggcgggccggtctgagcttaaagggttaaaataaACCCCACTGACGTGTTTTTCAGTTGTCTGTGTACTTTCACGCAGAGCGTATAGAACTCCTGACTGCAAGTCAAACTTAAACTAGATCTCAGgattctgttgtttgtttcttctcacactgacaatctgtttttcctcctctcatctcctgAGTCAAAATAAGAAATGGATTTGTAAATGGGCCTGAACGTGTGGCCCTTTCTGACGATCTTCCTGACCTTCGACCCTTACCTTGACAGAGTCCTGGTCTTCGTCCGACTGCTCGTAAGTGTCCTCGGGAAGGAAGTTCCACGGCGAGCGGGCGTTCTGGGCGGCGTAAAGCTGCCAGCGCCACAGCGACAGCGGGCAGTAGGCGAGACGCAGCGGGAGCTTGGTCAAGGTCTCGTTGATTGGATAGTAGTCCTTCTGAAGGTTCCAGTAGTCGTTGAAGTACACGATAGGATAGTAATCTCCACTCACAGCATCAAACTTCACGTCTAATATTGGACAGAGTGGAAGAACAAACAGTCAGTGTCGCTTTACCATGTAAACATTAACGGGGGGGTTTTACGCTCGGTTGTGCCTGAGATCtttacaaacaaacatttacaggGACTTACGCTGgtcgagaggaggaggaactgagCCCTTGACCCAGGCTGTGTGATCATCCACCATGTTGATGGTGAGGTTGGGGTGCCAGTGTGAGATGATCTCCACTGGACCGTGACTCTCTGCCCGCTACGAGGAAACAGTGTATCAGGACGGGTTTAAGTTCTTCCACTGTATCATCAGTGGATAAATCTGTCTCACTTTATGTTTAAGCTTATGTCTTCGGTTTACTTGATAAAATACACATTGTGAGCCATTGAAAACATATTTACCTTGATCATCTCAGgatctgcttctgtctctcctgTGAGCAGATTCTTGGTCTTTAGAAACTTTCTTCTCTTGAATTTATTCAGCACTGTAAGaatcaaaacacagaaatcagaCACTGCCCCTTCAttattttaagtgtgtgtgtgtgtgtgtgtgtgtgtgtgtgtgtgtgtgtgtgtgtgtgtgtgtgtgtgtgtgtgtgtgtgtgttacacattTACTCACTTCTTGTAGCGTGAACTGTGGCCAGTCTGCGGTACTGTCCCTTGCGTTTAGGGTCTGGGTGAAACCCACTTTTGGTGAAGTAGACATGTATGTAGAGAGAGCCATTCTGCTGTActttctgaaataaaacaaatcaataaatgtcACAAAACCATGAACTTCAGAACTGCCGTGTGGATCCTGCTCTTCTTATCTATTACAAAACTCCTGTTCCTTTTTTAGACCTCCAGCTCCTGTCTGTAACACCTCCCTTTAATTCTGCAGTAATTCTCACCTCTGGGATGTCCATCTCCTTATAATGCTGATAGCATCCATCACCATCCTCCCCCGTGGTCCAGTCTCCATAGACGAGGTCTCTGTGGAACCAGAACAGGGCGTCTGTGTTGTTGAAGTCGGAGAACACCTCCTCCTGGGACACGTACACGTAGAGATCCTGCAGGCACGGTGAGAAAATAAAAGGTGTTTATGACTTTACGGCATCAGGAGAAACAGAGTTAGTTATTTTAATGGGGGGCGGGGGTCTGGGTGGGCTCCTGAACCATGTCAGAGAGGACAGGTGTGATACCATGAGTGTGTCTTTGGTGAAGAGGTTCCTGCTGGGCACCCGGGGAGCGCCGGCTGGCGTGTTGGGGTCAGGGGTGGACGGCCCTCGGCGGAACCAGCTGCTGATCGCCCAGATTATAAAGattctggaggaggaagagcaatCGGAGTCAGAGAGGCACCAGGTTACCGTTTTTGTGAAGAGTCACACTCGTTGTGTTAAAAACAGACATATTGAGCTGCTCCAATAGAGCTGAACTTCAAAAAGGACGATCAGATCGGATTCAGCCCATTCAAGACCAACACATCCAGAGTTTCAGTCTACACATTTCTCACTTCATTCAGCAGTCGTCTCAAAAAGAAAATTGTACCACACAAAATCTTCAAAAAAGTTACATTATACTTCACCTTTAACCTTCCTTCATTCTCTTGACTTTTTAAAGTACACTTAAGCTGTAAAGGTTAAACACTCATACTATTTTATAAAGGATTGACTCGTAAAATTCCTTTGTGTCATGCAGAATCGAGACAATTCTCTCAAAAATCTGACACATTCTCTGGATGTTATTTTATACCATTTTATAACTGATCTCGTAAAAGGAATATTTTGAATGAGACAAACGTGACTCATTCTGCTCCTATTCAAAGCTCACTTTGTCCCGTCAACCGCATCGATGAATgatttcatctgctctgctctctctgccgCGGTTCCTAAATGGAGGTGTAGCGCCTCTGTTCTTcatttttcctgctctgaggctGTGAAATCAGATTTGCACATGTCGAACTAAACTGAAATCCAGAGCATAGCTGAATGTAACTTTGGTGAAAGTTCTCCTTCACTGTCATGTTCTGGCCAATAGGAGCTCTAAGAGGGGGTGTACAGACTTTCTTAGGGGCAAAATAAAAAGTCTCTAGGGGAGGAAATAGTTGGAAAAGACTGAACTAGAGTAATGAGAAGTTGATTTGAGAGAACTGATTCAGCATGGATGAAATGCAGCACAAAGGCTTCTTATTATGATACTAAAACGTGATAAAGAACAAAATCGGCAGCAGACTTAGACTAAGATTTTAAATAGTTAATGGTGCATGATGGTTTTAATTTATTACATGGTCCTGTTCTCTGACTCGAGTGACTGAAGACTCGTTGGCAAAGCAGTAGCGCGCCTGAGGCAAGAGAAACCAACCGAAGGCTGTTCTTCAAACAAagtgccagaaaaaaaaaaaaaaagactgcacgGCTCCAGCTTCAAACACTCTTTACAGGAGAACCTTGTGCAAAATAATACTTGTTTCTGAGGAGCGGCACATTCTTGCCAGAAAGTAAGACAGCACTCAAAAAATTAATCCGTAATCAGTAACAGATAGGAGCTGAAATCCACCAGAATCACTTAATGCTCCTGGACTCCATACAGTAGGCGCACAGCTTTATAAACTATGACAgggaggaaactggaaaaatactGGTGTTTAAATCCACTTACATCAACTTTCAGGACTGATGCTCATGTTATCTTCAAGAGCCAAATTGTCTGTGGAGTCTGGACTGACTGAATACAGCAGACCAAACTCCACAGCACTGggaaaacagaatgaatgaaaccAGGTTTTAATGTTTCACAAAGTAATATTCGATTGAAAACATAACCAAAACATGTGTTTAAAATTAAGGCAATTTctgatttcatgaaaaagtcaTTTAATATCAAATTTGGCTGCAGAAATGCCTCCGAAATAAGTTGGAACGGGGCCAGAAAGAGGCTGGTAAAGACACAATCTCAAAATTAAACTGTCTTCTCTGTGCCAAAGCTCATTTAAAATGAACTGCGGCAAAACGGGAAACTGTGCTAGTGTCGGATTAATCAGAATGTGAACCGTAGAGCTGTGTGATGCTGactaaagagagaaagaaactcaCTGTCTTGTTGTGGGCACACAATTCAAAAGCTCTCCAACTGAGTGGGGCTGCATTAGagccctatttttttttttagcagcacTATATATAGAGGTCTTAGAAAAACCTTGTATTGCCATTCAGACAACATCTGTCCTTGGAGAAGGGCTGCAAAATCCAGCAAGAAAGCACTAGACCAGAAGAGGCAACCACCACAACAGCGTGGCTTTACAGGTGAAGAATCCAGGCACTAACATGATCTGCCTGCTGTGCAAAGCtctcaaagatagaaaaaaaaattgaaaacagacGCAGTCAAGAGAGAATAAACTTAAAGTGAGGGGAATGTCTGCAAACTGTTTCTGCCTGCAGCTTCGCTTTGGACCATCATAACAATATGCCACTGGATTTTCTGCTCATCATGGGACTCAAAAATAACAGAGTAAAATTATTTTTGGGAttgccacaacaacaaaacaaagacaaaggctCCCACCTGAAGAGCACTCCTTTGATGACCTGCCATGCATTAGgtgcttgttgttgctgctgctgctgctgctgctgagcgtcTTGTGCGTTTCCAGCTGTCTGCACAGCCTGGCCATCTGTCGTTGCAGCAGTCCCATTGCTGTTCACctacaagcaaacacacaaagacagcacGAGGTTAGTGTTTCCACAGAAAGTTATAATGATGATGCAGTTGTTGGATTGATAATTAATGCGTGTTAATGTGAAACAAACAGCTGAACTATCAGCAAGAGAGAGCTCCTCATTTTATCCACAATGTTTCTTCAAACAAGCTGGTGATGGGATGATTAATCTTCACTATTCCATCAAGACAATGACTGTAAAAAGGCATTTTTAATCATCAAAAAGGTacaattaaagaaacaaaaagacagtTCTTCCATAACTGATCAAAAGAGCTCACAAAATCTACTATTCAATAACCTTTGTGTTCTAAGCACTTTCAAAACAACTTCTGTCAATAAGTAATCACATTGAGTATTCTCTCTGTTCACAATACAATGACGTGCCTATTCACACTGCTAATAGGACTGACAGCAACAGGACAGCTCAGGGGTGTTCAATTTACAAATACTATTTGCTCAAAAGTGCTAAATGTACCGATACTGAGATGAGGAATGAGGAAGCTTTCACATTGgatgggatgaaaaaaaaaaaaaaaaaaaaaacacagagcaacAGAATCATATATcatgaaaacattattttaagaaATGTCTAAAGAATGACAAGCACAAACTAAACACTCGAGCTAAGGCATGATTTGATGTAATCGTACCAACATTAGTGAACATGTCAAAACTGACTGGCTGccatttaataaaacactttgactTCCTGACATGAGAACTGAAGCTGATCTTTGAAAAAACCACAAGTAATGTTTGAGGCATGCCACTGGCTGGTAACACTCATCGTACCCCAGAGTTTAAGCCGTTTGATGTTAGCGGTTGCTGAGAGCTACGACAATCTAATGACCTGCATTTATATGAGTGGAGAGACTGCCTGCCATCTTGTGGTACGAAGTGGTACTACAACACTGATTAGCATTTAAGCTCCCCAGATATCTCAGATCACTCTAAGATCGAGTGTCATTAACAATTTTAAACGGTGCTGACCAAATCTGCTGGTAAAATCTGTCATTAGTTGCAAATGCAAATTGTAATCTTCAACTTCCGAAGCTAGTGTGTCTGTATCACCACCCAGCCCTCCAGCAAGGCCACATTCTATTCAAGTAACACAATAGAGAAGCACATGCCAAGTCATGAGACTCATTCACTATCTAAACATCTAATCTCCCCTGTTGTCACCAGCACAAGAGAGGTCAGTGGTTGGCCTCTAGAAACAAACACCTCTTGAGTTTTTCTGTTTAACCCAGCTATTGTCGGCAGATCCTGGAAATCAGCAAACCCTGAAAAGTAAAGAATTTAGAGAAAACACTGGCCGAGCAGCATCATAAATGGAGCATTTCAAGGTCATGAAGTGGGACAAAAATGGGGCTATTCACCCTCACTGCCCTGTCCTGCTGTATTAAAATAGGAGCAATGTCATAATCGGAGACACGGATCTTTAACTTCCCGAGGTGTTGCAATCAGAACAGATAACTTATATTGTCAACAAACAAAACTGGGTCATCTCCTCCAGCTTAAGACAATAATCTACAATTTACACACACTTAACAAGGATTAATAATTAAACACTTATCCAGTGTTCAAAGTGAATACTTCACACTGGATCATCATGGTGTGCAGTGTTGGGAACAGTTCAGAGTTCTCTGGTAATGTTTGTCAGATATGAGGACAGATTCTGTTGCAGGCAATCAAAGCAATGCAGCATTAAAGCACACAGTGAATAACACTACCGTCAGCCTGTAACCAACTACACATACTTGTCATTCCACATTTGTGAAGACAAGAAACGCAGACCAAATCAATCTGGTTTGTGTTGTCCAAGGTCTGTATTGTCAGAGATACAATTATCAAATCACCATGGAAAGCAGAACACCTGCTATTAGCCTCTTTCTGGACAATCACCACTTTCGGTTTTGTACCAGTAAAGTGCTCCCGCTAAAATCCTGACggaaacattttattacaaaaagaaaaacctggtgGATGTTGTACCTTCTCCATAGTTTCTGCCACAGCAGACATTTGCATGAAAACTCAATCATAGCGCAAAGGAAATGCTTGCCTTCAACACACATCAATATTGTTACAGACTAAATTCAAGCAGAAACATTGGAACTGTAAACAGAGTACTTATCAGGCTGTATGGgctacaattttttttaaacttcaaaacagctgattgaaaaaaaaatggatccCACAATATTCTGACAACTTTATCTCTGGGTCTGTAACTGTGTGTGAATATGCTGTTTCCTTCAGTACTTCATGAAAGTAAAATTGAAGGGTTCTTGATCTTGGACTGTTGCTTTGAACAAACACTAGGCAAGGCTGAATTTTAGGCTTGTCAATGTTTTTCACCCCCATCTGGGTTAGGAAGGAGTAAACAATaggatgaaagaggaggaaacttACTTGCAGCCCCAGACTAACCTACACTTGGAAGCCATTGGCAGGCTGCTTAATTGTATAGTGAGCAGTTGAATGTAGATCCATTTATAAGAACAAGACAGAGGAAGGaccaaagaaaacactaaataaacaacaaaatgacaTAACACATTATTGAACATAGAAAGAACAATGAGGTGCATATTTATCAACTGGAAGGTTTGAATCAAGGAATCTGAGGCATCTCAAAATGCTTTCAAATAGTAAATAACATTGTTGCTATTGGGTTTATAAACTCACTTGCTTTACTGATGGTAGAACTGGTACAACTCCAATGAAATGTGTATTTCTTTAACTTAATTTTCGTTCAAGTATGCTGAAATAACGAA
The sequence above is a segment of the Salarias fasciatus chromosome 14, fSalaFa1.1, whole genome shotgun sequence genome. Coding sequences within it:
- the clptm1 gene encoding putative lipid scramblase CLPTM1, which produces MATQESEATKATVSNGEVNSNGTAATTDGQAVQTAGNAQDAQQQQQQQQQQAPNAWQVIKGVLFRIFIIWAISSWFRRGPSTPDPNTPAGAPRVPSRNLFTKDTLMDLYVYVSQEEVFSDFNNTDALFWFHRDLVYGDWTTGEDGDGCYQHYKEMDIPEKVQQNGSLYIHVYFTKSGFHPDPKRKGQYRRLATVHATRMLNKFKRRKFLKTKNLLTGETEADPEMIKRAESHGPVEIISHWHPNLTINMVDDHTAWVKGSVPPPLDQHVKFDAVSGDYYPIVYFNDYWNLQKDYYPINETLTKLPLRLAYCPLSLWRWQLYAAQNARSPWNFLPEDTYEQSDEDQDSVKVALLETNPYLLGLTIVVSIVHSIFEFLAFKNDIQFWNSRQSLEGLSVRSIIFGVFQSLVVLLYILDNETNFVVQVSVFIGLLIDLWKITKVMDVRLDRENKIAGVVPRLVFTDKSTYVESSTKIYDDMAFKYLSWLLYPLFGCYAVYSLLYVEHKGWYSWVLSMLYGFLLTFGFITMTPQLFINYKMKSVAHLPWRMLTYKALNTFIDDLFAFVIKMPMMYRIGCLRDDVVFFIYLYQRWIYRVDPNRVNEFGTSGVDHAQNNTADAAPAADAASTSAAITDKPEGEKKND